A DNA window from Vigna angularis cultivar LongXiaoDou No.4 chromosome 1, ASM1680809v1, whole genome shotgun sequence contains the following coding sequences:
- the LOC108338374 gene encoding probable WRKY transcription factor 50 produces MDFFYFGNPDPSHTHLHNMSPSSPEIALSDFLLLDDFLHHHHGDSLSSQSTESSEKPTCDTTHGFTTGATSKNSNINIKCKNANGGSKARLGPRVAFRTKSELEIMDDGYKWRKYGKKSVKSSPNLRNYYKCSSGGCLVKKRVERDREDSSYVITTYEGVHNHESPFSTYYSPISFLHSDHSTSSK; encoded by the exons ATGGATTTCTTCTACTTTGGAAACCCAGACCCTTCTCATACTCATCTCCATAACATGTCTCCATCATCCCCTGAGATCGCACTCTCTGATTTCCTCCTTCTCGATGATTTCCTTCATCATCATCACGGAGACTCTCTATCATCTCAAAGCACTGAGTCGTCGGAAAAACCAACCTGTGACACCACTCACGGATTCACCACTGGTGCAACCTCTAAGAACAGCAACATCAACAT AAAGTGCAAGAACGCGAATGGTGGAAGCAAAGCAAGGTTGGGTCCAAGAGTGGCATTCAGAACAAAATCAGAGCTTGAGATCATGGATGATGGATACAAGTGGAGGAAGTATGGTAAGAAGTCCGTGAAGAGCAGTCCAAATTTAAG GAACTATTACAAATGTTCAAGTGGAGGATGCCTAGTGAAGAAAAGGGTGGAAAGGGACAGAGAGGATTCCAGCTATGTGATAACAACGTATGAAGGTGTACACAATCATGAGAGCCCTTTTTCCACATACTACAGCCCTATCTCTTTTCTACATTCTGATCATTCTACATCTTCCAAATGA